A single Tachypleus tridentatus isolate NWPU-2018 chromosome 9, ASM421037v1, whole genome shotgun sequence DNA region contains:
- the LOC143224979 gene encoding protein singed wings 2-like produces the protein MPTFEKNLECLLILNMLVHFVYVTPNDLFCRNADQCPKNSEIENYCSCKCEKALNKWVIKDIYCTGFTRKTLRNSFKWGKGSKSTISIASMEITYNSFNEISLKDLKNLKELKKLKISHSNLTVIANNAFNNFDALETLDLSDNNLSGIKEKWFQEQQQLITLNISRNNLAFIEKESFKKLQNLQQLDLSGNNLSTIDKDVFKDLTNLVMLNLSDNQLNFLKSGSFNNSPKLSEVYLSGNPWMCNPQLDWLSDHVENKTGMMIMDFSSMHCLLPASKKHYSMTKWLSIRSLEREIEKSDLCKNCTCKEERSEWISVNCSSRNWTQLPRKLPIKTRSVHMENNRITSLFLPQNATAYWKTVAFLYLENNSVESLTRMEASKVLRNLVTLHLNKNRLSEIPIHILDQFPNQMDQLHLSNNPWKCTCNTVRFMEWLQDHHKQVQDREEVRCQSDGSQLERRVIYRLLKSELCPQNSVTVNYLDIVICIMAVLIIMIVFKLLFDCWRQQRTGKLPRFFSFKLT, from the exons AtgccaacatttgaaaaaaatttggaatgtttacttattttgaatatGCTAGTACACTTTGTTTATGTCACACCAAATGACTTGTTTTGTAGAAATGCTGATCAGTGTCCAaaaaacagtgaaattgaaaactaCTGTTCATGTAAGTGTGAAAAGGCTTTGAATAAATGGGTTATCAAAGACATATATTGTACTGGCTTCACTAGAAAAACTCTTCGTAATAGTTTTAAATGGGGAAAAGGTAGTAAGAGTACTATTTCAATTGCTTCTATGGAAATAACTTACAACAGCTTCAATGAGATATCCCTCAAAGATTTGAAAAATCTGAAGGagctgaaaaaattaaaaatctctcATAGTAATTTGACAGTAATTGCAAACAATGCTTTTAACAACTTCGATGCACTTGAAACTTTAGACTTGTCGGACAATAATCTAAGTGGGATAAAGGAAAAATGGTTCCAAGAACAACAGCAGCTTATAACTCTAAATATCTCTAGGAACAACCTAGCTTTCATTGAAAAGGAATCTTTCAAAAAACTTCAGAATCTGCAACAACTGGATCTCTCTGGAAACAATCTCTCCACTAttgataaagatgtatttaaAGACTTGACAAATCTTGTGATGTTGAATCTTTCTGATAATcaacttaattttcttaaaagtGGATCTTTTAACAACAGTCCAAAACTTTCAGAAGTGTATCTTTCag GCAATCCTTGGATGTGCAACCCACAACTTGACTGGCTATCTGATCATGTAGAAAACAAGACAGGAATGATGATAATGGACTTTTCAAGCATGCATTGCTTATTACCAGCTTCCAAAAAACACTATTCCATGACAAAATGGTTAAGTATTCGTAGTTTAGAGAGGGAGATTGAAAAGTCTGACCTTTGTAAAAATTGTACCTGTAAAGAAGAAAGATCTGAGTGGATTAGTGTGAACTGTAGTAGCAGAAACTGGACACAGCTTCCAAGAAAACTTCCAATTAAGACCAGAAGTGTTCACATGGAAAACAACAGGATCACATCCCTTTTCCTGCCACAGAATGCAACAGCATATTGGAAGACTGTGGCTTTTCTGTATTTAGAAAACAATTCAGTTGAATCTCTAACACGAATGGAAGCATCCAAAGTCTTGAGAAATCTAGTGACTCTTCACCTCAATAAGAACAGGCTTTCTGAGATTCCAATACATATTCTGGATCAGTTTCCAAACCAAATGGACCAACTCCATCTTTCTAACAACCCTTGGAAATGCACATGTAACACAGTTCGCTTCATGGAATGGCTACAGGATCATCACAAGCAGGTACAAGACAGGGAAGAGGTTCGGTGCCAAAGTGACGGGAGTCAGCTCGAACGAAGGGTTATATACCGACTCTTGAAGTCAGAGCTTTGTCCACAAAATTCTGTGACTGTCAACTATCttgatattgttatttgtataatgGCTGTACTCATCATAAtgattgtttttaaacttttgtttgattGTTGGAGGCAGCAGAGAACAGGGAAACTCCCAAGGTTTTTCAGTTTTAAGCTAACTTAA
- the LOC143224980 gene encoding ketimine reductase mu-crystallin isoform X3, producing the protein MLLLSMPVFSSPHEALATKIITLYADNHLRGVPRIQGVILLFSAVDGVLKAVLEAPVITAKRTAGASAVATKYLASENPKILAILGAGVQGKSHLEVLTHLYNFEEVRIWNIHQNTAEKLVKEFDDKGFQCVCCLTVEEAVRDADIIVTATFSKTPVLKAAWVKPGAHINVVGASHPTSQELDSQLMRSAVVYTDNTEAALVESGDIIISEVEVYAEIREVILGKKDGFRDKTTVFKSLGMAIQDLVAAKLVYDAYTSDLQK; encoded by the exons gTTGTTGTTGTCAATGCCAGTTTTCAGTTCTCCTCACGAAGCACTGGCAACTAAGATCATTACTTTATATGCAGATAATCACTTGAGGGGAGTGCCGAGAATTCAGGGGGTGATATTACTTTTCAGTGCAGTAGATGGTGTTTTAAAGGCG GTATTGGAAGCTCCTGTAATCACAGCTAAAAGAACAGCAGGTGCATCTGCAGTAGCCACTAAG tatttagCATCCGAAAACCCCAAAATATTGGCCATTCTTGGAGCAGGTGTTCAAGGAAAAAGCCATCTTGAAGTATTAACTCATTTGTATAATTTTGAAGAG GTGAGAATTTGGAACATTCATCAGAATACTGCTGAAAAGTTAGTGAAAGAATTTGATGACAAAGGCTTTCAGTGTGTGTGTTGCTTGACTGTGGAAGAAGCTGTAAGAGATGCAGACATTATTGTAACTGCCACCTTTTCGAAAACTCCTGTCCTGAAAGCAGCATGGGTTAAACCAGGAGCTCATATCAATG TGGTTGGTGCTTCTCATCCAACAAGCCAGGAATTGGATTCTCAGTTGATGAGATCTGCTGTTGTCTATACTGACAATACAGAAGCTGCTCTTGTAGAATCAGGAGACATAATTATTTCAGAA GTAGAAGTGTATGCAGAAATCCGGGAAGTAATTTTGGGAAAGAAAGATGGTTTCAGAGATAAAACAACTGTATTCAAGTCACTTG GTATGGCTATACAGGACTTGGTTGCAGCCAAACTTGTTTATGATGCTTACACTTCAGATCTCCAGaagtaa
- the LOC143224980 gene encoding ketimine reductase mu-crystallin isoform X4, giving the protein MPVFSSPHEALATKIITLYADNHLRGVPRIQGVILLFSAVDGVLKAVLEAPVITAKRTAGASAVATKYLASENPKILAILGAGVQGKSHLEVLTHLYNFEEVRIWNIHQNTAEKLVKEFDDKGFQCVCCLTVEEAVRDADIIVTATFSKTPVLKAAWVKPGAHINVVGASHPTSQELDSQLMRSAVVYTDNTEAALVESGDIIISEVEVYAEIREVILGKKDGFRDKTTVFKSLGMAIQDLVAAKLVYDAYTSDLQK; this is encoded by the exons ATGCCAGTTTTCAGTTCTCCTCACGAAGCACTGGCAACTAAGATCATTACTTTATATGCAGATAATCACTTGAGGGGAGTGCCGAGAATTCAGGGGGTGATATTACTTTTCAGTGCAGTAGATGGTGTTTTAAAGGCG GTATTGGAAGCTCCTGTAATCACAGCTAAAAGAACAGCAGGTGCATCTGCAGTAGCCACTAAG tatttagCATCCGAAAACCCCAAAATATTGGCCATTCTTGGAGCAGGTGTTCAAGGAAAAAGCCATCTTGAAGTATTAACTCATTTGTATAATTTTGAAGAG GTGAGAATTTGGAACATTCATCAGAATACTGCTGAAAAGTTAGTGAAAGAATTTGATGACAAAGGCTTTCAGTGTGTGTGTTGCTTGACTGTGGAAGAAGCTGTAAGAGATGCAGACATTATTGTAACTGCCACCTTTTCGAAAACTCCTGTCCTGAAAGCAGCATGGGTTAAACCAGGAGCTCATATCAATG TGGTTGGTGCTTCTCATCCAACAAGCCAGGAATTGGATTCTCAGTTGATGAGATCTGCTGTTGTCTATACTGACAATACAGAAGCTGCTCTTGTAGAATCAGGAGACATAATTATTTCAGAA GTAGAAGTGTATGCAGAAATCCGGGAAGTAATTTTGGGAAAGAAAGATGGTTTCAGAGATAAAACAACTGTATTCAAGTCACTTG GTATGGCTATACAGGACTTGGTTGCAGCCAAACTTGTTTATGATGCTTACACTTCAGATCTCCAGaagtaa
- the LOC143224980 gene encoding ketimine reductase mu-crystallin isoform X2, which produces MKLLLSMPVFSSPHEALATKIITLYADNHLRGVPRIQGVILLFSAVDGVLKAVLEAPVITAKRTAGASAVATKYLASENPKILAILGAGVQGKSHLEVLTHLYNFEEVRIWNIHQNTAEKLVKEFDDKGFQCVCCLTVEEAVRDADIIVTATFSKTPVLKAAWVKPGAHINVVGASHPTSQELDSQLMRSAVVYTDNTEAALVESGDIIISEVEVYAEIREVILGKKDGFRDKTTVFKSLGMAIQDLVAAKLVYDAYTSDLQK; this is translated from the exons atgaA gTTGTTGTTGTCAATGCCAGTTTTCAGTTCTCCTCACGAAGCACTGGCAACTAAGATCATTACTTTATATGCAGATAATCACTTGAGGGGAGTGCCGAGAATTCAGGGGGTGATATTACTTTTCAGTGCAGTAGATGGTGTTTTAAAGGCG GTATTGGAAGCTCCTGTAATCACAGCTAAAAGAACAGCAGGTGCATCTGCAGTAGCCACTAAG tatttagCATCCGAAAACCCCAAAATATTGGCCATTCTTGGAGCAGGTGTTCAAGGAAAAAGCCATCTTGAAGTATTAACTCATTTGTATAATTTTGAAGAG GTGAGAATTTGGAACATTCATCAGAATACTGCTGAAAAGTTAGTGAAAGAATTTGATGACAAAGGCTTTCAGTGTGTGTGTTGCTTGACTGTGGAAGAAGCTGTAAGAGATGCAGACATTATTGTAACTGCCACCTTTTCGAAAACTCCTGTCCTGAAAGCAGCATGGGTTAAACCAGGAGCTCATATCAATG TGGTTGGTGCTTCTCATCCAACAAGCCAGGAATTGGATTCTCAGTTGATGAGATCTGCTGTTGTCTATACTGACAATACAGAAGCTGCTCTTGTAGAATCAGGAGACATAATTATTTCAGAA GTAGAAGTGTATGCAGAAATCCGGGAAGTAATTTTGGGAAAGAAAGATGGTTTCAGAGATAAAACAACTGTATTCAAGTCACTTG GTATGGCTATACAGGACTTGGTTGCAGCCAAACTTGTTTATGATGCTTACACTTCAGATCTCCAGaagtaa